A region from the Corticium candelabrum chromosome 14, ooCorCand1.1, whole genome shotgun sequence genome encodes:
- the LOC134189943 gene encoding uncharacterized protein LOC134189943 gives MAAKWESFCSSVDLSRHVFVTQPVDANQTSFYGNRKGSDVYDDKLLLNSRRTLQSTLLLRKQNQLASVSEDFDLGRAAFSRQITGLQGKRLELIHKQSELKEKTAKFGHLLRDTEMKRQRALKTYQKERKQCFEKDQELEKMRAEVVALKEERDHLVSLVEKYGMYEQFLARSVERMPDVCVEGAVEASIQLLIARYKAMRATNAEARQRSGDLGKEYKAMQKRLSTRDSVQTETIMNCSRRLSEAQEKLGALMRKNHEQQETITERETACRENRQLFSKIVLAIENIREQCVYPGERLGKCESSTVNQLQKIEEFILDRTAILELAHKQSDADAGADQQPIAIRQVSQQNINYRKDQRYQRSKSAPLY, from the coding sequence ATGGCGGCCAAGTGGGAAAGCTTTTGTTCCAGCGTAGACTTGTCACGTCACGTCTTTGTAACCCAGCCAGTAGACGCAAATCAGACGAGCTTCTACGGCAATAGAAAGGGTTCTGATGTCTACGACGACAAATTGCTTTTGAATAGCAGGCGGACTCTCCAGTCGACCCTGCTGCTGAGAAAGCAGAATCAGCTAGCTAGCGTTTCTGAGGATTTTGATTTAGGAAGAGCGGCGTTTAGTCGTCAAATTACGGGATTGCAAGGCAAACGCCTAGAACTCATTCACAAACAGTCTGAATTGAAGGAAAAAACAGCAAAGTTTGGACATCTTCTCAGAGACACAGAAATGAAACGGCAAAGAGCTTTGAAGACATATCAGAAAGAACGTAAACAGTGCTTTGAGAAGGATCAGGAATTGGAGAAAATGAGAGCTGAAGTTGTAGCTTTGAAAGAGGAAAGAGACCACCTGGTCAGTTTGGTAGAGAAATATGGAATGTATGAGCAGTTCTTGGCACGTTCTGTTGAGAGGATGCCCGATGTTTGTGTAGAGGGAGCAGTGGAAGCATCGATTCAACTTTTGATAGCCAGATACAAAGCTATGAGGGCAACTAATGCAGAAGCTCGGCAGAGGAGTGGAGATCTAGGCAAGGAGTACAAAGCAATGCAGAAGAGATTGAGCACTAGAGACTCTGTCCAAACAGAGACAATTATGAACTGCAGTCGTCGATTATCTGAAGCACAGGAAAAGCTGGGAGCTTTGATGAGGAAAAACCACGAGCAGCAAGAAACAAtaacagaaagagagacagcGTGTAGAGAGAATCGCCAACTGTTTAGCAAAATTGTTTTGGCTATTGAGAATATTCGAGAACAGTGCGTATACCCTGGCGAACGACTAGGAAAGTGTGAAAGTAGTACAGTTAATCAGTTACAGAAGATTGAGGAATTCATATTGGACAGAACAGCAATTCTTGAGCTAGCTCACAAGCAAAGtgatgctgatgctggtgCGGATCAACAACCTATTGCGATCAGACAAGTTTctcaacaaaacatcaattaTAGGAAAGATCAGAGATACCAGAGAAGTAAAAGTGCTCCATTATACTAA
- the LOC134189696 gene encoding fibroblast growth factor receptor 4-like isoform X2, translated as MTAADLAVCHFEQLKTDGEVASRVVLRVQLKCSKSKYTANPEMSKYMPHHCRVNIVYLLGEGKMPSVSPANVTVGYFHDSLFYTVDCNRNSSLYYAIGSSSIQKNLTLEKHTSHVYHFKGSVSNMNISDHFLECVTESATVTPAPCTYNHLELQCYVQADGFKGKSAVWLTTKNGTQEQVTRRCHDSGCSMSNSTLCLNAAHYENVVVNLLHLESQSFHLICKEKFFGFENNDHTFDVQQILARQLPKQQGSNQSMSKLDNEIHHQKTSISSSNTLTIALSGAGAGVTALVVFALLVLCCRHYQSDNQQICNIRDPANLLIMPHTSRCHFNNYAGQDGVLVSDTEQLPVARAIKRYSSSYLHYTEQWEINRANITERTLLGEGCYGKVVECDVAGLGGESRSCKAIIKKCKRPSDKTALQELVTEALLMKRVGSDENVLKLLGVCTLGGPLWLVMELAHFGHLRNYLRSRRPSQEDPFAAVPVPTKCDTVIMTTEKLLRYALQIAKGMRYLVSKECLHCHLCAQSVLVCENDTLKLSNFGIIKEEDYHAHYNNALSPMKWQAPEVFRHQQYSEYSDVWSFGVVMWEIATVGGTPYPGVSLQCLGDLIVHSDYRMQRPRNCTRLVYSVMTECWRFSPHQRSRFFVLAVKIMKLLSDVESETCLVTSAMETIESEERNGGIHE; from the exons ATGACAGCAGCAGATTTAGCAGTATGCCATTTTGAACAGCTAAAGACTGATG GTGAAGTTGCCAGCAGAGTTGTTTTAAGGGTCCAGTTGAAATGTTCGAAAAGCAAGTACACAGCCAACCCAGAGATGTCGAAGTATATGCCTCATCATTGTCGTGTAAATATTGTCTATCTGCTAGGAGAAG GAAAAATGCCATCCGTTTCTCCTGCCAATGTTACAGTTGGCTACTTTCATGATAGTCTTTTTTACACTGTTGACTGTAACAGAAATTCTTCTCTTTATTATGCCATTGGATCATCTTCAATACAAAAGAACTTGACATTAGAAAAGCACACTAGTCACGTGTACCATTTCAAAGGATCAGTGTCTAACATGAACATCAGTGATCATTTTTTGGAATGTGTAACAGAGTCTGCAACGGTTACTCCAGCACCTTGTACATATAACCATCTTGAGTTGCAATGTTATGTTCAAGCTGATGGGTTTAAAGGAAAATCGGCCGTCTGGTTGACGACAAAAAATGGGACTCAAGAGCAGGTAACCAGGAGATGTCATGATTCTGGCTGCAGCATGTCTAATTCAACACTGTGCCTAAACGCTGCACATTATGAAAACGTTGTAGTCAACTTGCTACACCTTGAGTCACAGTCATTCCACTTAATATGTAAAGAAAAGTTCTTTGGGTTTGAGAACAACGATCACACGTTTGATGTTCAACAGATACTAGCTAGACAATTGCCCAAGCAACAAGGGTCAAATCAGTCAATGAGTAAATTAGATAATGAAATACATCATCAAAAAACAAGCATAAGTAGTTCCAACACTCTTACAATTGCATTGTCTGGAGCTGGAGCTGGAGTGACTGCACTGGTTGTCTTTGCTTTATTGGTTTTATGCTGCCGACACTACCAATCAGACAATCAACAAATATGTAACATTCGAGATCCTGCCAATCTATTGATAATGCCACACACATCGAGATGTCATTTTAACAACTATGCTGGCCAAGATGGTGTGTTGGTATCAGACACAGAACAATTGCCTGTTGCAAGAGCAATAAAAAGATACAGCTCTTCGTATCTGCACTATACAGAGCAATGGGAAATCAACCGAGCTAACATAACTGAAAGAACTCTTTTAG GAGAGGGATGTTATGGAAAGGTAGTAGAATGTGATGTAGCTGGTCTTGGTGGTGAAAGCAGATCCTGTAAAGCCATAATAAAGAAGTGCAAAC GGCCATCTGATAAGACTGCTCTTCAAGAGCTTGTCACAGAGGCTTTGTTAATGAAAAGAGTTGGCAGTGATGAAAATGTTCTAAAGCTCTTAGGAGTTTGTACTCTTGGCG GTCCACTCTGGTTGGTCATGGAGCTTGCTCATTTTGGACATCTAAGGAACTATCTGCGTTCCAGGCGTCCCAGTCAAGAGGATCCTTTTGCTGCTGTGCCAGTGCCTACAAAGTGTGATACCGTCATTATGACTACAGAGAAACTGCTCAGGTATGCCTTGCAGATTGCAAAGGGCATGAGATACTTGGTGTCAAAAGAG TGTCTACACTGCCACCTGTGTGCTCAGTCAGTGCTTGTGTGTGAGAATGACACACTCAAATTGTCAAACTTTGGAATCATCAAAGAGGAAGATTATCATGCCCATTACAATAAT GCACTGTCTCCTATGAAATGGCAAGCTCCTGAAGTCTTCCGTCATCAGCAATATTCAGAATACAGTGATGT ATGGTCGTTTGGTGTTGTGATGTGGGAAATAGCCACAGTTG GTGGTACTCCATATCCTGGAGTTTCTCTGCAGTGTCTTGGAGATTTGATAGTTCATTCTGATTATCGAATGCAAAGACCTAGAAACTGCACTCGTCTTGT GTATTCTGTAATGACAGAATGCTGGCGGTTTAGTCCACATCAGAGATCCAGATTCTTTGTGTTGGCTGTGAAGATTATGAAACTTCTGTCAGATGTTGAG AGTGAGACTTGTCTTGTGACTTCTGCTATGGAGACAATTGAATCAGAGGAAAGAAATGGAGGAATCCATGAGTGA
- the LOC134189696 gene encoding fibroblast growth factor receptor 4-like isoform X3, whose translation MSKYMPHHCRVNIVYLLGEGKMPSVSPANVTVGYFHDSLFYTVDCNRNSSLYYAIGSSSIQKNLTLEKHTSHVYHFKGSVSNMNISDHFLECVTESATVTPAPCTYNHLELQCYVQADGFKGKSAVWLTTKNGTQEQVTRRCHDSGCSMSNSTLCLNAAHYENVVVNLLHLESQSFHLICKEKFFGFENNDHTFDVQQILARQLPKQQGSNQSMSKLDNEIHHQKTSISSSNTLTIALSGAGAGVTALVVFALLVLCCRHYQSDNQQICNIRDPANLLIMPHTSRCHFNNYAGQDGVLVSDTEQLPVARAIKRYSSSYLHYTEQWEINRANITERTLLGEGCYGKVVECDVAGLGGESRSCKAIIKKCKRPSDKTALQELVTEALLMKRVGSDENVLKLLGVCTLGGPLWLVMELAHFGHLRNYLRSRRPSQEDPFAAVPVPTKCDTVIMTTEKLLRYALQIAKGMRYLVSKECLHCHLCAQSVLVCENDTLKLSNFGIIKEEDYHAHYNNALSPMKWQAPEVFRHQQYSEYSDVWSFGVVMWEIATVGGTPYPGVSLQCLGDLIVHSDYRMQRPRNCTRLVYSVMTECWRFSPHQRSRFFVLAVKIMKLLSDVESETCLVTSAMETIESEERNGGIHE comes from the exons ATGTCGAAGTATATGCCTCATCATTGTCGTGTAAATATTGTCTATCTGCTAGGAGAAG GAAAAATGCCATCCGTTTCTCCTGCCAATGTTACAGTTGGCTACTTTCATGATAGTCTTTTTTACACTGTTGACTGTAACAGAAATTCTTCTCTTTATTATGCCATTGGATCATCTTCAATACAAAAGAACTTGACATTAGAAAAGCACACTAGTCACGTGTACCATTTCAAAGGATCAGTGTCTAACATGAACATCAGTGATCATTTTTTGGAATGTGTAACAGAGTCTGCAACGGTTACTCCAGCACCTTGTACATATAACCATCTTGAGTTGCAATGTTATGTTCAAGCTGATGGGTTTAAAGGAAAATCGGCCGTCTGGTTGACGACAAAAAATGGGACTCAAGAGCAGGTAACCAGGAGATGTCATGATTCTGGCTGCAGCATGTCTAATTCAACACTGTGCCTAAACGCTGCACATTATGAAAACGTTGTAGTCAACTTGCTACACCTTGAGTCACAGTCATTCCACTTAATATGTAAAGAAAAGTTCTTTGGGTTTGAGAACAACGATCACACGTTTGATGTTCAACAGATACTAGCTAGACAATTGCCCAAGCAACAAGGGTCAAATCAGTCAATGAGTAAATTAGATAATGAAATACATCATCAAAAAACAAGCATAAGTAGTTCCAACACTCTTACAATTGCATTGTCTGGAGCTGGAGCTGGAGTGACTGCACTGGTTGTCTTTGCTTTATTGGTTTTATGCTGCCGACACTACCAATCAGACAATCAACAAATATGTAACATTCGAGATCCTGCCAATCTATTGATAATGCCACACACATCGAGATGTCATTTTAACAACTATGCTGGCCAAGATGGTGTGTTGGTATCAGACACAGAACAATTGCCTGTTGCAAGAGCAATAAAAAGATACAGCTCTTCGTATCTGCACTATACAGAGCAATGGGAAATCAACCGAGCTAACATAACTGAAAGAACTCTTTTAG GAGAGGGATGTTATGGAAAGGTAGTAGAATGTGATGTAGCTGGTCTTGGTGGTGAAAGCAGATCCTGTAAAGCCATAATAAAGAAGTGCAAAC GGCCATCTGATAAGACTGCTCTTCAAGAGCTTGTCACAGAGGCTTTGTTAATGAAAAGAGTTGGCAGTGATGAAAATGTTCTAAAGCTCTTAGGAGTTTGTACTCTTGGCG GTCCACTCTGGTTGGTCATGGAGCTTGCTCATTTTGGACATCTAAGGAACTATCTGCGTTCCAGGCGTCCCAGTCAAGAGGATCCTTTTGCTGCTGTGCCAGTGCCTACAAAGTGTGATACCGTCATTATGACTACAGAGAAACTGCTCAGGTATGCCTTGCAGATTGCAAAGGGCATGAGATACTTGGTGTCAAAAGAG TGTCTACACTGCCACCTGTGTGCTCAGTCAGTGCTTGTGTGTGAGAATGACACACTCAAATTGTCAAACTTTGGAATCATCAAAGAGGAAGATTATCATGCCCATTACAATAAT GCACTGTCTCCTATGAAATGGCAAGCTCCTGAAGTCTTCCGTCATCAGCAATATTCAGAATACAGTGATGT ATGGTCGTTTGGTGTTGTGATGTGGGAAATAGCCACAGTTG GTGGTACTCCATATCCTGGAGTTTCTCTGCAGTGTCTTGGAGATTTGATAGTTCATTCTGATTATCGAATGCAAAGACCTAGAAACTGCACTCGTCTTGT GTATTCTGTAATGACAGAATGCTGGCGGTTTAGTCCACATCAGAGATCCAGATTCTTTGTGTTGGCTGTGAAGATTATGAAACTTCTGTCAGATGTTGAG AGTGAGACTTGTCTTGTGACTTCTGCTATGGAGACAATTGAATCAGAGGAAAGAAATGGAGGAATCCATGAGTGA
- the LOC134189696 gene encoding fibroblast growth factor receptor 4-like isoform X1, with the protein MGWLCIFLLSMYLFNAVQGEVASRVVLRVQLKCSKSKYTANPEMSKYMPHHCRVNIVYLLGEGKMPSVSPANVTVGYFHDSLFYTVDCNRNSSLYYAIGSSSIQKNLTLEKHTSHVYHFKGSVSNMNISDHFLECVTESATVTPAPCTYNHLELQCYVQADGFKGKSAVWLTTKNGTQEQVTRRCHDSGCSMSNSTLCLNAAHYENVVVNLLHLESQSFHLICKEKFFGFENNDHTFDVQQILARQLPKQQGSNQSMSKLDNEIHHQKTSISSSNTLTIALSGAGAGVTALVVFALLVLCCRHYQSDNQQICNIRDPANLLIMPHTSRCHFNNYAGQDGVLVSDTEQLPVARAIKRYSSSYLHYTEQWEINRANITERTLLGEGCYGKVVECDVAGLGGESRSCKAIIKKCKRPSDKTALQELVTEALLMKRVGSDENVLKLLGVCTLGGPLWLVMELAHFGHLRNYLRSRRPSQEDPFAAVPVPTKCDTVIMTTEKLLRYALQIAKGMRYLVSKECLHCHLCAQSVLVCENDTLKLSNFGIIKEEDYHAHYNNALSPMKWQAPEVFRHQQYSEYSDVWSFGVVMWEIATVGGTPYPGVSLQCLGDLIVHSDYRMQRPRNCTRLVYSVMTECWRFSPHQRSRFFVLAVKIMKLLSDVESETCLVTSAMETIESEERNGGIHE; encoded by the exons ATGGGATGGTTATGTATTTTTCTTCTTTCGATGTACCTCTTCAACGCTGTACAAG GTGAAGTTGCCAGCAGAGTTGTTTTAAGGGTCCAGTTGAAATGTTCGAAAAGCAAGTACACAGCCAACCCAGAGATGTCGAAGTATATGCCTCATCATTGTCGTGTAAATATTGTCTATCTGCTAGGAGAAG GAAAAATGCCATCCGTTTCTCCTGCCAATGTTACAGTTGGCTACTTTCATGATAGTCTTTTTTACACTGTTGACTGTAACAGAAATTCTTCTCTTTATTATGCCATTGGATCATCTTCAATACAAAAGAACTTGACATTAGAAAAGCACACTAGTCACGTGTACCATTTCAAAGGATCAGTGTCTAACATGAACATCAGTGATCATTTTTTGGAATGTGTAACAGAGTCTGCAACGGTTACTCCAGCACCTTGTACATATAACCATCTTGAGTTGCAATGTTATGTTCAAGCTGATGGGTTTAAAGGAAAATCGGCCGTCTGGTTGACGACAAAAAATGGGACTCAAGAGCAGGTAACCAGGAGATGTCATGATTCTGGCTGCAGCATGTCTAATTCAACACTGTGCCTAAACGCTGCACATTATGAAAACGTTGTAGTCAACTTGCTACACCTTGAGTCACAGTCATTCCACTTAATATGTAAAGAAAAGTTCTTTGGGTTTGAGAACAACGATCACACGTTTGATGTTCAACAGATACTAGCTAGACAATTGCCCAAGCAACAAGGGTCAAATCAGTCAATGAGTAAATTAGATAATGAAATACATCATCAAAAAACAAGCATAAGTAGTTCCAACACTCTTACAATTGCATTGTCTGGAGCTGGAGCTGGAGTGACTGCACTGGTTGTCTTTGCTTTATTGGTTTTATGCTGCCGACACTACCAATCAGACAATCAACAAATATGTAACATTCGAGATCCTGCCAATCTATTGATAATGCCACACACATCGAGATGTCATTTTAACAACTATGCTGGCCAAGATGGTGTGTTGGTATCAGACACAGAACAATTGCCTGTTGCAAGAGCAATAAAAAGATACAGCTCTTCGTATCTGCACTATACAGAGCAATGGGAAATCAACCGAGCTAACATAACTGAAAGAACTCTTTTAG GAGAGGGATGTTATGGAAAGGTAGTAGAATGTGATGTAGCTGGTCTTGGTGGTGAAAGCAGATCCTGTAAAGCCATAATAAAGAAGTGCAAAC GGCCATCTGATAAGACTGCTCTTCAAGAGCTTGTCACAGAGGCTTTGTTAATGAAAAGAGTTGGCAGTGATGAAAATGTTCTAAAGCTCTTAGGAGTTTGTACTCTTGGCG GTCCACTCTGGTTGGTCATGGAGCTTGCTCATTTTGGACATCTAAGGAACTATCTGCGTTCCAGGCGTCCCAGTCAAGAGGATCCTTTTGCTGCTGTGCCAGTGCCTACAAAGTGTGATACCGTCATTATGACTACAGAGAAACTGCTCAGGTATGCCTTGCAGATTGCAAAGGGCATGAGATACTTGGTGTCAAAAGAG TGTCTACACTGCCACCTGTGTGCTCAGTCAGTGCTTGTGTGTGAGAATGACACACTCAAATTGTCAAACTTTGGAATCATCAAAGAGGAAGATTATCATGCCCATTACAATAAT GCACTGTCTCCTATGAAATGGCAAGCTCCTGAAGTCTTCCGTCATCAGCAATATTCAGAATACAGTGATGT ATGGTCGTTTGGTGTTGTGATGTGGGAAATAGCCACAGTTG GTGGTACTCCATATCCTGGAGTTTCTCTGCAGTGTCTTGGAGATTTGATAGTTCATTCTGATTATCGAATGCAAAGACCTAGAAACTGCACTCGTCTTGT GTATTCTGTAATGACAGAATGCTGGCGGTTTAGTCCACATCAGAGATCCAGATTCTTTGTGTTGGCTGTGAAGATTATGAAACTTCTGTCAGATGTTGAG AGTGAGACTTGTCTTGTGACTTCTGCTATGGAGACAATTGAATCAGAGGAAAGAAATGGAGGAATCCATGAGTGA
- the LOC134189832 gene encoding uncharacterized protein LOC134189832, which produces MSHYNCGDMVTNLISNIYCGLRAVICTDDWCTSNFPYEVGVFQGDPLSVAIFDMVFNLYTDALESLAPTCAYQFSSVAQNSFLCSFADDAVVVTRGPHEINAVCKRTDQFLEWSGLEVNAAKCSTFSRRRLIHPTVFDPEISIQGQKIPFLSHKKSYKYLGLPIASDLSHADISRELLETTKNLLNKVDQTAVSRMNKCLLYKRAVLPRLSWLLSIASIPLSWIEQSLDSVVTKFLKKWVGLAHSAAVSRLFLNTKNGGLQLGQPSDSFKRLQSCNLLRFTKSNDECLRALATIKISRETELSSTRFSAGSFLATLDTSPGCLQSKIKNIKKTITESSNNRHLSHLTSLSVQGQAARFKDVEAEHFALSLKSLPDDLFKWAINGLQDTLPSATNLQLWKKILCNQCPLCHQPQSLCHVLNACPSLLDRGLYKQRHDNTLRLFVDFLKRHLSQQFSIVADLPESVYNFPVDITCTCLRPDIVVWNAVLKEAWMLELSVPFETVVEETKARKERRYAQLVKDANHQYKTELLHLLTLLLHF; this is translated from the exons ATGTCCCATTACAATTGTGGTGATATGGTGACAAATCTCATTTCCAATATATATTGTGGTCTTCGCGCAGTCATTTGCACAGATGACTGGTGTACTTCCAATTTTCCTTATGAGGTCGGTGTATTTCAAGGGGATCCTCTGTCAGTGGCTATTTTTGACATGGTTTTCAACCTTTACACTGATGCTTTAGAATCTCTCGCTCCAACTTGTGCCTATCAGTTTTCGTCAGTGGCTCAAAACTCTTTCTTGTGTAGTTTTGCTGATGACGCTGTCGTAGTCACAAGAGGTCCACATGAAATTAATGCTGTGTGCAAGCGAACAGACCAATTCCTCGAATGGTCTGGCCTAGAAGtcaatgcagcaaaatgttcaACTTTTTCACGTCGGAGGCTGATTCATCCAACTGTCTTTGACCCGGAAATCTCTATACAAGGGCAAAAGATTCCATTCTTGTCACACAAGAAaagctacaagtacttgggtctTCCAATTGCGTCTGATCTGTCTCATGCCGACATTTCAAGAGAGCTTCTGGAGACTACTaagaatttattgaataaaGTCGATCAAACAGCCGTTTCCCGAATGAATAAATGTCTTCTCTATAAGAGAGCGGTGCTACCGCGGCTTTCATGGTTACTGAGCATTGCATCTATTCCTTTGTCATGGATCGAGCAATCATTGGACAGTGTAGTCACGAAATTCTTAAAAAAATGGGTCGGTCTTGCTCATTCAGCAGCTGTCTCTCGCCTTTTCCTTAACACCAAGAACGGCGGCCTCCAACTTGGCCAACCGTCAGATTCTTTCAAGAgactacagtcttgcaacctgcttcgatttactaaatcaaatgaCGAATGCTTGAGAGCCCTGGCAACTATAAAGAtttcaagagagactgagttgTCATCAACCAGATTTAGTGCCGGCAGTTTCTTGGCAACTCTTGATACTTCGCCTGGGTGCCTGcaatcaaaaataaagaacATCAAAAAGACGATTACGGAATCATCAAATAATCGTCATTTGTCACATCTTACCTCCCTGTCTGTACAAGGTCAAGCGGCTCGATTCAAGGACGTGGAAGCTGAGCACTTTGCCTTGTCCCTAAAATCTCTACCCGATGACTTGTTCAAATGGGCAATAAATGGGCTCCAGGACACCCTCCCATCAGCAACCAACttacagttgtggaagaaaattTTGTGCAATCAATGTCCTCTCTGTCACCAACCCCAATCGCTGTGCCACGTGCTAAATGCATGTCCCAGTCTACTTGATCGAGGTttgtacaaacagagacacgacaatacgctgagactatttgtggactttctaaaacgtcatcttagtcaacagttttccatagtagccgacctaccagaatcagtatacaattttcctgtcgatataacctgtacctgccttcgtccagacattgttgtttggaatgCCGTCCTCAAAGAGGCCTGGATGCTTGAGCTGTCGGTCCCATTCGAAACAGTCGTGGAAGAAACGAAGGCCCGGAAAGAACGCCGCTATGCCCAACTTGTCAAAGATGCTAACCATCAGTATAAGACGGAGCTTTTGCATCTCTTG ACCCTTCTGTTGCACTTCTAG
- the LOC134189794 gene encoding pyrroline-5-carboxylate reductase 2-like — protein sequence MSASVSTVDTMSMTVGFVGAGNFTRALIIGWTSAGILNAEQIWASGPKETSIAGVKNLGVHTTTSNKECVKDKKVIILSVKPHILPSVLEDIRSVVTRDQLVMSVATGVQLVTIEQRLPDCTRIVRIATAGTTCSVRQAASVFSVGKWATSEDVALVKTLMSGVGICEECKESLVSAVSALTAPGHMLLASEAMADGGVLVGLPRRLAQTLAAQTMIGIGKLILEMNKHPGVLKDEIASPGGVTIAMIESLEKAGFRGAIIDSIAEGHKQSLRLAEQASVNNC from the exons ATGTCGGCTAGCGTTTCAACCGTTGATACGATGTCAATGACTGTTGGTTTTGTCGGAGCGGGAAATTTCACGAGAGCTTTAATTATTGGTTGGACTTCAGCTG GTATTCTGAATGCTGAGCAAATTTGGGCGAGCGGACCTAAAGAAACGTCAATAGCAGGTGTTAAG AATTTGGGAGTCCACACAACCACAAGTAATAAGGAATGTGTTAAGGACAAGAAAGTAATTATCTTGTCTGTGAAGCCCCACATTTTGCCATCAGTGCTAGAAGACATTCGCTCGGTTGTCACTCGGGACCAACTGGTTATGTCAGTAGCGACGGGTGTGCAGCTAGTGACCATTGAACAG CGCCTTCCTGATTGCACTAGAATTGTCCGTATCGCTACTGCTGGAACAACGTGTTCAGTTAGACAAGCAGCGAGTGTTTTTTCAGTTGGCAAGTGGGCCACAAGTGAAGATGTGGCTTTAGTGAAGACTCTTATGTCTGGAGTAGGGATATGTGAGGAGTGCAAGGAATCATTGGTCAGTGCTGTTTCTGCTCTCACAGCACCGGGCCAT ATGCTGCTTGCATCTGAGGCAATGGCCGATGGAGGAGTTCTTGTTGGTCTGCCACGTCGATTGGCTCAGACACTCGCAGCTCAAACAATGATC GGCATTGGAAAATTGATTCTTGAAATGAACAAGCACCCTGGGGTG TTGAAGGATGAGATTGCGTCTCCTGGAGGAGTTACTATTGCTATGATCGAATCACTGGAGAAGGCTGGCTTCAGAGGTGCAATCATTGACTCAATTGCTGAAGGTCACAAACAAAGTTTGAGGCTTGCTGAGCAAGCAAGTGTGAACAATTGTTGA